A single Pirellulaceae bacterium DNA region contains:
- a CDS encoding DUF1569 domain-containing protein: MDSDHRFNATRGDSPIRRKLQFDTLPEAVLEAERLLESGYEKTGNWDLTQCCNHITKVMLYPIDGFPRFPVHMQIATRLMRYTIAPIMLKRILSTNRWPAGVPTDTQSLPVETGRDRPAVEQFKLAVTRLLTFDGPWQTSPLFGLLEKEQLVHLHRIHTAHHLGFLVPKPDQAE; the protein is encoded by the coding sequence ATTGACTCAGACCATCGATTCAATGCAACACGGGGAGATTCACCGATTAGACGTAAGCTGCAGTTTGACACCCTACCAGAGGCGGTTCTGGAAGCAGAAAGGCTACTCGAGAGCGGGTACGAGAAGACTGGAAACTGGGACTTGACTCAGTGCTGCAATCACATAACCAAGGTAATGCTATATCCAATCGATGGATTTCCTCGGTTCCCTGTGCACATGCAGATTGCCACACGGCTCATGCGTTACACCATTGCACCGATCATGTTGAAAAGAATTTTGAGTACAAATCGATGGCCCGCAGGCGTTCCCACTGATACACAGTCACTGCCGGTCGAAACTGGGCGTGATCGACCTGCCGTCGAACAATTCAAACTGGCGGTCACTAGACTGCTAACATTCGATGGCCCTTGGCAGACATCGCCATTGTTTGGCTTACTGGAGAAAGAGCAACTAGTACACTTGCACAGAATTCACACCGCACATCACCTCGGGTTCCTTGTGCCAAAACCTGACCAAGCCGAATAA
- a CDS encoding serine/threonine protein kinase encodes MGLFDKLAWFGGKKSPGAASAIKARTRVDIDARFERLKTAVSGTMSRFYAARDRESGKIVGLKLCDLEKFNFFESRFKGLQKPPEGEVAVGMDHPNIIKTLEYGRTIKNEPYLVMEFIDGPGLNSLIQLKDLERLQGKRLGLIRQMADALNYVHKRGFIHRDICPRNFICSPDILQLKLIDFGLTVPATEPFMRPGNRTGTPLYMAPEIVRRRATDQRLDIFALGVSVYQLLTFELPWPGGETSGMAALNHDSSNPRSILELRPELNRNLANLIMLSIQPDPKDRVQTMELFVQQLKKVEQEVSP; translated from the coding sequence ATGGGGCTCTTTGACAAACTAGCCTGGTTTGGCGGCAAAAAATCGCCTGGCGCAGCATCCGCCATCAAGGCGCGAACGCGCGTTGATATCGACGCCCGCTTCGAACGGCTCAAGACTGCAGTCAGCGGTACGATGAGCCGTTTCTATGCGGCCCGCGATCGCGAGTCGGGCAAGATTGTGGGACTTAAGTTGTGCGACCTGGAGAAATTCAATTTTTTCGAGAGTCGCTTCAAGGGTTTGCAGAAACCACCCGAAGGCGAAGTCGCCGTCGGCATGGACCACCCCAATATCATCAAGACGTTGGAATACGGTCGCACCATCAAGAATGAACCCTATTTGGTCATGGAGTTCATTGACGGTCCCGGTCTGAACAGCTTGATTCAACTGAAGGATTTGGAGCGTCTGCAAGGCAAACGCTTGGGCCTCATTCGCCAGATGGCCGATGCCCTGAATTATGTCCACAAACGCGGTTTCATCCACCGCGATATCTGCCCGCGAAATTTTATCTGTAGTCCGGATATACTGCAGCTCAAGCTGATTGACTTTGGCCTGACCGTTCCCGCTACCGAACCCTTTATGCGACCCGGCAATCGCACCGGTACGCCGCTGTATATGGCACCGGAGATTGTGCGCCGTCGCGCCACCGATCAGCGACTGGACATTTTTGCGTTAGGCGTTTCAGTATATCAGCTGCTAACGTTCGAACTCCCCTGGCCTGGTGGCGAAACCAGCGGCATGGCCGCGCTCAATCACGACTCGTCTAACCCCAGAAGCATTCTTGAACTGCGCCCGGAATTGAACCGCAACTTGGCCAATCTAATCATGCTCAGCATTCAACCCGACCCCAAGGACCGCGTTCAGACAATGGAACTCTTCGTCCAGCAGCTCAAAAAGGTTGAGCAGGAAGTTAGTCCATAG
- the accD gene encoding acetyl-CoA carboxylase, carboxyltransferase subunit beta: MASAELAQEQTMPEKRGVPDGLWMKCPGCKAIIYRKEAERMLNVCPKCSYHFYVSAPDRILQVLDVGTFEEWDAQLSPTDPLAFADSKPYRERLIGEQQRTGLTDASLTGTGMIRARRVAIGVTDSAFIMGSMGSVVGERLTRLVERATEQQLPLIIISGSGGGARMHEGILSLMQMAKVSAAISRYHAAGGLYISVLTNPTMGGVAASFASLGDLIFAEPKALIGFAGPRTIKATIKLELPPGFQTSEFLLAHGFIDRIVERARIKNEIARAIDYCGK, translated from the coding sequence ATGGCTTCCGCTGAATTAGCACAAGAACAAACCATGCCTGAAAAACGCGGTGTCCCTGACGGCTTGTGGATGAAATGTCCCGGCTGCAAGGCCATCATTTACCGCAAGGAAGCGGAGCGGATGCTGAACGTCTGCCCCAAATGCAGCTACCACTTCTATGTATCCGCCCCAGATCGCATTCTGCAGGTCTTGGATGTCGGTACGTTTGAAGAGTGGGATGCACAATTGTCTCCCACAGATCCACTTGCTTTCGCTGACTCCAAACCCTATCGCGAACGATTAATTGGCGAGCAACAGCGCACTGGCTTGACCGATGCGTCGCTGACGGGAACCGGAATGATCCGCGCCCGTCGGGTGGCCATCGGCGTGACCGATTCGGCGTTTATTATGGGCAGCATGGGGTCGGTTGTTGGCGAACGACTGACTCGCTTAGTCGAACGAGCTACCGAGCAACAATTGCCGCTGATTATCATTAGTGGTTCGGGCGGAGGGGCGCGTATGCATGAAGGCATACTTTCGTTGATGCAGATGGCCAAAGTCTCAGCAGCAATATCACGCTACCATGCTGCTGGTGGACTGTATATTTCGGTGCTCACCAATCCGACGATGGGAGGTGTCGCGGCCAGCTTCGCTTCGCTGGGCGATCTGATTTTTGCCGAGCCCAAAGCGCTGATCGGATTTGCCGGTCCGCGAACGATCAAAGCCACCATCAAATTGGAACTGCCGCCAGGCTTCCAAACCAGCGAATTCCTGTTGGCCCACGGATTCATCGATCGGATTGTCGAGCGGGCTCGCATCAAAAACGAAATCGCTCGGGCCATCGACTATTGCGGCAAGTAG
- a CDS encoding histidine phosphatase family protein has product MLEILIIRPGSTAFDEAGRIKGALGIPLSDKGREQAQQLSIELQAVKMDCLYVAPCTSAQQTAEAIGERNFSRQRTLDSLHNLDHGLWQGRLQSEVKRLQPTLYRQLQEDPQNASPPGGETIGDATKRIEAVLSKLLSKHRDGRIGLLIPEPLATIARHALSGGRMTDIWKSEIDSGTYQVTQLETSGQPSLEPA; this is encoded by the coding sequence ATGTTAGAAATCTTGATTATTCGTCCAGGTAGTACCGCTTTTGACGAAGCCGGCCGCATCAAGGGCGCACTGGGTATTCCGCTGTCCGACAAGGGGCGGGAGCAGGCCCAGCAACTGTCAATCGAACTCCAAGCCGTAAAAATGGATTGCCTCTATGTGGCACCCTGCACGTCGGCACAGCAGACTGCCGAAGCGATCGGCGAACGGAATTTCAGCCGCCAACGCACGCTCGACAGCCTGCACAATTTAGACCATGGCCTGTGGCAAGGCCGTCTGCAAAGTGAAGTCAAGCGATTACAGCCCACACTGTATCGACAGCTCCAAGAGGATCCGCAGAACGCGTCTCCCCCAGGAGGTGAAACCATAGGCGATGCCACCAAGCGAATCGAGGCCGTGCTCAGCAAGCTGCTGTCCAAACATCGCGATGGTCGCATTGGCCTGTTGATCCCAGAGCCCCTGGCAACGATTGCACGACACGCGTTATCGGGCGGTAGAATGACCGACATCTGGAAATCCGAAATCGACAGTGGTACCTATCAAGTCACACAGCTGGAGACCTCGGGACAGCCGTCGCTGGAACCGGCATAG
- the rpe gene encoding ribulose-phosphate 3-epimerase: MIELMENELGSRSLRPLIQHSPAILPSLLQCDFGNLHAEIERLEAAGVTGFHLDVMDGNFVPNFTYGMPIVAAVRKLTKLPLDVHLMMSHPERYWQQFVDAGADCLTIHAEIQAEKPPLLEAIRRAGIAAGIAVNPGTALQELEDCLDQCDLLLAMSVQAGFGGQAFNPIALDKLRSVKTSHPGLLLEIDGGVNRQTIGSCVQAGAQLLVVGSAIFNQPDYRQAIDQLSDAMCG; the protein is encoded by the coding sequence ATGATTGAGCTTATGGAAAACGAATTAGGCAGCCGGAGCCTGCGTCCACTTATCCAGCACAGTCCGGCGATCCTGCCAAGCCTCCTGCAGTGCGACTTCGGAAATTTGCACGCTGAAATTGAGCGACTAGAAGCCGCTGGTGTAACAGGGTTCCATTTGGATGTCATGGACGGAAATTTTGTCCCCAATTTCACCTACGGCATGCCCATCGTGGCAGCTGTGCGCAAGTTGACCAAGCTTCCCTTAGATGTTCATCTAATGATGTCGCACCCCGAACGGTACTGGCAACAGTTTGTCGACGCCGGAGCCGATTGCCTGACCATTCACGCAGAGATTCAGGCCGAGAAGCCTCCCCTGTTGGAAGCCATCCGCCGGGCTGGTATTGCCGCCGGAATTGCCGTCAATCCGGGGACAGCGTTGCAAGAGTTAGAAGATTGCTTGGATCAGTGCGATCTATTGCTAGCCATGAGCGTCCAGGCGGGATTTGGGGGACAGGCGTTTAATCCAATTGCATTGGACAAGTTGCGGAGTGTAAAAACTTCGCATCCAGGTTTACTGCTCGAGATTGACGGAGGAGTCAATCGACAAACGATTGGTTCGTGCGTCCAAGCTGGTGCCCAACTATTGGTGGTGGGCTCGGCCATTTTTAATCAGCCGGATTATCGACAGGCCATTGATCAACTGTCCGATGCCATGTGCGGCTGA
- a CDS encoding glutamine synthetase beta-grasp domain-containing protein, producing MEYVWLDGYLPEPNLRSKTKIVSKAPGSVADLPIWGFDGSSTQQAEGKSSDCVLKPVALYPDSTRKNGFLVMSEVLLPDGTPHPSNFRATVGDADDLWIGFEQEYFFYEDGRPLGFPKDGYPGPQGPYYTGVGYKNVGDIARQVVEEHIDITLDAGINIEGINAEVAKGQWEFQIFSAGSKKAGDDMWIARYLMLRLAEKYGLDVEFHCKPIKGDWNGSGMHTNFSTKYMRETGGEAYFNKLMAAFEKYANEHIAAYGPDNHLRLTGLHETQSIDKFNWGVANRGASLRIPHSFMNNNYKGYIEDRRPNSQADPYKILSRLLKTIKEVEG from the coding sequence CTGGAGTATGTGTGGCTGGATGGTTATTTGCCTGAGCCAAATCTGCGCAGTAAGACGAAGATCGTCTCCAAGGCTCCGGGATCGGTGGCCGATCTGCCGATCTGGGGTTTTGATGGTAGTTCAACGCAGCAGGCCGAAGGCAAGAGTTCTGACTGCGTACTCAAGCCGGTCGCGCTGTACCCTGACAGCACTCGCAAGAACGGCTTCTTGGTGATGTCGGAAGTACTGCTGCCGGACGGAACGCCTCACCCATCAAACTTCCGCGCCACAGTGGGTGACGCTGACGATTTGTGGATTGGATTCGAGCAAGAGTACTTCTTCTACGAAGACGGCCGCCCACTAGGCTTCCCCAAAGATGGATATCCTGGTCCGCAAGGCCCTTACTACACCGGTGTTGGCTACAAGAATGTTGGCGACATCGCGCGACAAGTAGTTGAAGAACACATCGACATCACCCTGGACGCTGGCATCAACATTGAAGGCATCAATGCCGAAGTTGCCAAGGGACAGTGGGAATTCCAAATTTTCTCAGCCGGATCGAAAAAGGCTGGCGACGACATGTGGATTGCCCGTTATCTGATGTTGCGTCTGGCTGAGAAGTACGGTTTGGATGTGGAATTCCATTGCAAGCCAATCAAGGGTGACTGGAATGGTTCCGGCATGCACACCAATTTTTCCACGAAGTACATGCGTGAAACGGGTGGCGAAGCTTATTTCAATAAGTTGATGGCAGCCTTTGAGAAGTACGCCAACGAGCACATCGCTGCGTATGGCCCCGACAATCATCTTCGATTGACCGGACTGCACGAAACTCAGTCGATCGACAAGTTCAATTGGGGCGTGGCCAATCGCGGTGCTTCGCTGCGGATTCCGCATTCGTTCATGAACAACAACTACAAGGGCTACATCGAAGATCGTCGCCCCAATTCTCAAGCCGATCCCTACAAAATCTTGTCTCGCCTGCTCAAGACAATCAAGGAAGTTGAAGGCTAA
- the ltrA gene encoding group II intron reverse transcriptase/maturase, producing the protein MTAERPERPTKVSGGTAEGSSCARQTLPACNETTEHSVTVTMEEVLSRSNMLQAYHRVVGNKGAAGVDGMTVDELWAYCQEHWERHREELLRGTYRPSPVRKVEIPKPGGKGMRMLGIPTVLHRLIQQALQQVLTRLYDPMFSDSSFGYRRGRSTHQALDRAKEHIASGHRWVVHMALEKFFDRVNHDILMSRLARQIKDKRILKLIRLYLQAGIMDGGVVNPRSGGTPQGGPLSPLLSNVLLDELDKELKRRDHKFVRYADDCNIYVRSRRAGERVLDGIQRLKGRLREELRKARGRNVRRVLAKLQPVLVGWVSYYRKSEAKKTFEDLDQWFRRKLRAVYWRQWKRPAKRARELIRLGTDRVRAWASLNNGHGPWWNAGASHTNQALPARYFTQLGLTSLV; encoded by the coding sequence ATGACGGCTGAGAGGCCCGAGCGACCAACGAAGGTAAGTGGCGGAACCGCTGAGGGTAGTTCGTGCGCGCGTCAAACACTTCCGGCATGCAATGAGACCACCGAACATTCAGTCACCGTCACGATGGAGGAGGTGCTAAGCCGCAGCAATATGTTGCAGGCGTATCACAGAGTCGTTGGCAACAAAGGTGCCGCAGGCGTCGACGGGATGACCGTCGATGAATTGTGGGCTTACTGCCAAGAGCACTGGGAACGCCACCGGGAAGAACTGCTCAGGGGAACGTATCGCCCGAGCCCTGTGCGAAAGGTAGAAATACCCAAGCCCGGCGGCAAAGGGATGCGGATGCTGGGCATACCGACAGTGCTCCATCGCTTGATCCAGCAAGCTCTGCAGCAAGTGCTCACTCGGCTCTACGATCCGATGTTCTCGGACTCTAGCTTCGGGTATCGTCGCGGCCGGAGTACGCATCAGGCTTTGGATCGGGCCAAGGAACACATCGCATCGGGCCACCGCTGGGTCGTCCACATGGCTCTGGAAAAGTTCTTTGATCGCGTCAATCACGACATCCTGATGAGTCGTCTGGCACGCCAGATCAAAGACAAACGCATCCTGAAACTGATCCGCTTGTATCTGCAAGCTGGCATCATGGATGGCGGCGTTGTGAATCCACGCAGCGGGGGGACGCCGCAAGGTGGCCCGCTCTCACCGCTACTTTCTAACGTCTTGCTCGATGAGCTGGACAAGGAGTTGAAACGTCGCGACCACAAGTTCGTTCGCTACGCCGACGATTGTAACATTTATGTTCGCAGTCGCCGCGCCGGTGAGCGCGTGCTTGATGGGATCCAACGCCTCAAGGGGCGTCTACGCGAGGAACTTCGCAAGGCACGCGGTCGCAACGTGCGCAGGGTGCTTGCCAAGTTGCAGCCGGTCTTGGTCGGTTGGGTGTCGTACTACCGGAAGAGCGAAGCGAAGAAGACGTTCGAGGACCTCGACCAGTGGTTTCGTCGCAAGCTGCGCGCCGTTTACTGGCGTCAGTGGAAACGTCCCGCCAAACGAGCCCGCGAACTGATCCGCCTAGGCACCGACCGCGTTCGCGCGTGGGCTAGTCTCAACAACGGACATGGCCCTTGGTGGAATGCTGGTGCAAGCCACACGAACCAGGCCTTGCCCGCCCGCTATTTTACGCAATTGGGGCTGACCAGCCTCGTCTAG
- a CDS encoding serine/threonine-protein phosphatase yields the protein MQEAKNTQRALVRIGFDGTVSKQFRGPEADKRFANEARVLRYLESRRCPFVPRLLSANEQTLEILTTNCGARVQHLTDAKVAEIFAELEKFGVRHDDPFLRNVTYRAQDGRFCVIDFEFAEIIGQAPPADVAAAGPAQVIAQTIQWSGMSDRGRFRPNNEDHFLGMLLDHRGLRYLGKTGQAKMEAADFIFAVSDGMGGARSGEFASRIAVDKITLQLPKQFSLVEDRFSAYSSEILQELFSSIHAEMIRLGRYDANCRDMGTTLTLAWFRRGRVYYGHIGDSRLYYLPASGGIEQISEDHTHVGWLRRTGKINEREHRQHPRKNVLLQALGAGHRYLNPQIGALDYQPGDQFVLCSDGVIEGLWDRGIEDLVRCPAAEDTRSSAQRLVSTAVAESGRDNATAVVVAVE from the coding sequence ATGCAGGAAGCCAAGAACACGCAACGCGCATTGGTGCGCATCGGATTTGATGGGACGGTCTCCAAACAGTTCCGTGGCCCTGAAGCTGACAAGAGATTTGCCAACGAAGCACGTGTGCTGCGGTATCTGGAATCGCGGCGCTGTCCGTTTGTGCCGCGCTTGCTGTCCGCTAACGAACAGACACTGGAGATTCTGACAACCAATTGTGGTGCGCGCGTTCAGCATCTGACCGATGCGAAGGTGGCCGAGATTTTTGCCGAGCTCGAAAAATTCGGAGTGCGCCACGATGATCCGTTCTTGCGGAATGTAACTTATCGTGCTCAAGATGGTCGCTTCTGCGTGATCGACTTCGAGTTCGCGGAGATCATTGGCCAGGCGCCACCGGCGGATGTCGCCGCGGCTGGGCCGGCGCAGGTGATCGCACAAACCATTCAATGGTCTGGCATGTCCGATCGGGGTCGATTTCGACCAAACAATGAAGACCATTTCCTGGGGATGCTGCTGGATCATCGTGGCTTACGGTACTTGGGCAAGACCGGTCAAGCCAAAATGGAGGCAGCCGATTTTATTTTTGCCGTCAGCGATGGCATGGGCGGGGCCAGATCGGGCGAGTTCGCCAGCCGCATCGCTGTCGATAAGATCACGCTGCAATTACCCAAACAGTTCAGCTTGGTTGAAGATCGCTTCTCGGCCTACAGCAGCGAGATTCTACAGGAGCTGTTCAGTAGCATCCATGCCGAGATGATTCGACTGGGACGCTACGATGCGAATTGCCGCGACATGGGAACGACCTTGACGTTGGCCTGGTTTCGACGCGGACGCGTCTACTATGGGCACATTGGCGACAGCCGTCTGTATTATCTGCCAGCCTCAGGTGGAATTGAGCAGATTTCGGAGGATCACACGCACGTGGGTTGGCTTCGACGGACTGGCAAAATCAACGAACGTGAACACCGACAACATCCTCGAAAGAACGTGTTGCTACAAGCGCTGGGGGCCGGTCATCGCTATTTGAATCCGCAAATCGGGGCGCTCGACTACCAACCCGGCGATCAGTTCGTATTATGTAGCGATGGTGTGATCGAGGGACTGTGGGATCGTGGCATCGAAGATCTAGTGCGCTGCCCAGCCGCAGAAGACACTCGATCGTCGGCTCAGCGACTGGTCAGTACAGCAGTTGCTGAGTCAGGCCGCGACAACGCCACCGCTGTGGTAGTGGCTGTTGAGTGA
- a CDS encoding phosphatidate cytidylyltransferase, which translates to MLVGVIMVALAIASIASQYLRRQPSERINPALMNKFNQRVNAWWLMSAILAFSILIHAIGTVVLFALVSFWGLREFITMAPTRRGDHRALFWALIVFTPLQYVLIGLERLGWFKSVDYYGLYSIMIPVYASIFVPARIALSGDHKRYLERSAQITSGLLICVYAFSHAPALINLKLAGSDGRPWGGSTIGLFFFFVLLSQLSEILQWTWSQVVGKHLIAEEISTSRTWEGFIGGTLSLGIVGAVLWWVTPFTIWEAACMSMVIGVMGMFGGMTMSAIKRDRGVTDYGSLVAGHAGVLDRIDTLCFAAPVFYHLTRFFFTH; encoded by the coding sequence ATGCTGGTCGGTGTCATTATGGTGGCTTTGGCGATTGCCTCCATCGCTAGCCAGTACTTGCGTCGTCAGCCTTCAGAGCGGATCAACCCGGCTCTGATGAACAAGTTCAATCAACGCGTCAATGCCTGGTGGCTGATGTCAGCCATTTTGGCGTTTAGCATCTTGATCCATGCGATTGGGACCGTAGTGCTGTTTGCGTTGGTATCGTTTTGGGGACTGCGCGAATTCATTACCATGGCTCCCACTCGCCGTGGCGATCATCGCGCGCTGTTCTGGGCGCTGATTGTGTTCACTCCATTGCAGTACGTGCTGATCGGTTTAGAACGCTTAGGGTGGTTTAAGTCGGTCGACTACTATGGCCTGTATAGCATTATGATTCCGGTGTACGCTTCGATTTTTGTACCCGCTCGCATTGCGCTGTCCGGCGATCACAAGCGTTACCTGGAGCGATCGGCCCAGATTACGTCTGGGCTGCTGATTTGTGTGTATGCCTTCAGCCACGCTCCAGCACTGATCAATTTGAAATTGGCCGGTAGCGATGGGCGCCCCTGGGGAGGAAGTACCATTGGTCTATTTTTCTTCTTTGTGCTGCTGTCGCAGTTGTCCGAGATCCTACAGTGGACTTGGAGCCAAGTGGTCGGAAAGCACTTAATTGCCGAAGAGATCAGCACCAGCCGCACTTGGGAAGGATTTATCGGCGGTACGCTTTCTCTGGGCATTGTGGGGGCGGTGCTGTGGTGGGTCACGCCGTTCACCATTTGGGAAGCCGCCTGCATGTCCATGGTCATTGGTGTTATGGGGATGTTCGGTGGCATGACGATGAGCGCGATCAAGCGCGATCGCGGTGTAACCGATTATGGATCGCTGGTGGCCGGGCACGCTGGAGTCCTGGATCGCATCGATACGCTCTGCTTTGCAGCACCTGTCTTCTATCATTTGACACGATTCTTTTTTACGCATTAG
- a CDS encoding histidine triad nucleotide-binding protein, giving the protein MTDTIFGKIIRREIPAKIVHEDELCLAFHDVAPQAPVHVLVIPKKPIASLNELSNEDQPLLGHLWMTIQRLAQQLEVAQSGYRVVVNCGAHGGQSVDHLHFHILGGRPLNWPPG; this is encoded by the coding sequence ATGACCGACACCATATTTGGCAAAATCATTCGCCGTGAGATCCCCGCCAAGATTGTCCACGAAGATGAGCTGTGCCTCGCGTTTCATGACGTTGCCCCTCAAGCCCCTGTGCACGTGTTGGTGATTCCCAAGAAGCCTATCGCTTCACTGAATGAATTGAGCAATGAAGACCAGCCGCTGCTGGGGCACTTGTGGATGACGATCCAGCGTCTGGCCCAGCAGCTAGAAGTCGCTCAGTCGGGCTATCGTGTGGTTGTGAACTGCGGCGCGCACGGTGGTCAGTCCGTAGATCACTTGCATTTTCACATTCTGGGCGGGCGACCTCTCAACTGGCCTCCAGGCTAG
- a CDS encoding ribulokinase, which yields MNRNQSPIALGLDFGTESVRAILVDCTGQPCGNGTHSYRHGQIIDRLPGTEQQLPPHYALQSPDDWLESARLAVQAALNEQPVDPTRIVGIGVDFTSCTMLPTLADGTPLCRLAELAQQPLAWPKLWKHHGAIKQTERMNAIATEQRQPFLNRYGGVIGLEWFFPKMLETIELAPQVAEAAEVWLEAGDWFVWQLTGGSAADMARSTCQAGYKALWSAEAGYATAQYLASVHPLLAEAAERRMPGRLLSPGQRAGSLCKQMASAMGLPAGIAVSAAIIDAHAAVPGVGVADPDVLVMVLGTSSCHMLNSTANRNVPGIAGIVQGGILPELYGYETGQAAVGDAFAWLIKLLQQPDFADISRQAQALPPGADGVLCLDWMNGCRTPLMDGALKGAFAGLTLATTPAHLYRALLEASAYGLRWIVELLRDGGVPVKRFVATGGLPHHNPELIQIYCDVLGADIEIHPSQHACAVGAAVLGMFAAGHQASGFSNLSAAAQAMASTPSGQRKIVSANPSASVAYQQHYARYRRLADAVRQLNF from the coding sequence ATGAATCGAAATCAATCGCCCATTGCACTTGGATTGGACTTTGGCACGGAGAGCGTGCGAGCGATTCTGGTCGACTGCACTGGTCAGCCATGCGGAAACGGCACGCACAGTTATCGTCACGGACAGATCATCGATCGATTGCCTGGCACTGAGCAGCAATTGCCGCCCCATTATGCGCTACAGTCGCCAGACGATTGGCTCGAGTCGGCTCGACTGGCCGTACAGGCAGCCCTGAACGAACAGCCTGTGGACCCCACTCGAATCGTCGGCATAGGCGTTGACTTCACGAGCTGTACAATGCTGCCGACTTTAGCCGATGGTACCCCACTGTGCCGTTTGGCAGAATTGGCACAACAACCGCTGGCGTGGCCAAAACTCTGGAAGCACCACGGGGCTATCAAACAGACGGAGCGCATGAACGCTATCGCCACAGAACAACGCCAACCGTTCTTGAATCGTTACGGGGGTGTGATTGGCCTAGAGTGGTTCTTTCCGAAAATGTTGGAGACCATTGAATTGGCTCCGCAAGTTGCTGAGGCAGCCGAAGTTTGGCTGGAGGCTGGCGACTGGTTTGTGTGGCAACTTACCGGTGGTTCGGCGGCCGACATGGCTCGCTCGACATGCCAAGCTGGCTACAAAGCACTATGGTCTGCCGAAGCTGGTTACGCCACAGCTCAATATCTGGCATCGGTACATCCACTACTGGCCGAAGCTGCTGAGCGGCGCATGCCGGGCCGGCTCCTTTCGCCGGGACAACGGGCCGGATCGCTATGTAAGCAAATGGCCAGTGCAATGGGACTGCCTGCGGGAATCGCGGTGTCGGCAGCGATTATCGATGCGCATGCTGCGGTGCCTGGCGTGGGCGTGGCAGACCCGGATGTATTGGTGATGGTGCTGGGAACTAGCAGTTGCCATATGCTCAATAGCACCGCCAACCGCAATGTGCCAGGTATAGCCGGAATTGTTCAGGGGGGCATCCTGCCAGAACTGTACGGCTATGAAACGGGTCAAGCCGCTGTAGGCGATGCGTTCGCTTGGTTGATTAAACTGTTACAGCAACCGGACTTTGCCGACATCTCGCGACAGGCGCAAGCCCTGCCGCCCGGTGCCGATGGCGTCCTGTGTCTAGATTGGATGAACGGTTGCCGTACGCCATTGATGGATGGAGCCTTGAAAGGCGCTTTCGCTGGACTGACGCTGGCCACAACTCCGGCGCACCTGTATCGCGCGTTATTGGAAGCATCGGCCTACGGGCTGAGATGGATTGTGGAGCTATTACGTGACGGCGGCGTTCCAGTAAAACGCTTTGTGGCAACAGGCGGTTTGCCGCACCACAATCCAGAACTGATTCAGATTTATTGCGACGTGTTAGGTGCAGATATTGAGATTCATCCGAGTCAACATGCTTGCGCTGTAGGCGCCGCTGTGCTGGGCATGTTCGCCGCCGGCCACCAGGCTAGTGGCTTTAGCAATCTGTCCGCTGCGGCCCAGGCCATGGCCAGCACGCCCTCCGGTCAGCGGAAGATTGTTTCGGCCAACCCGTCCGCCTCGGTCGCTTACCAACAACATTACGCGCGTTATCGCCGCTTGGCCGATGCGGTCCGACAATTGAATTTTTAA